A stretch of the Ornithodoros turicata isolate Travis chromosome 4, ASM3712646v1, whole genome shotgun sequence genome encodes the following:
- the LOC135392985 gene encoding uncharacterized protein LOC135392985 translates to MKCFVAYCLAICGFLAHQICTKPAEETTLSISTTTDFNYDDYETQRDLKNCTKLSPVLSTTNKTYQCSHLCEEGGYADEENGTECMVSRLQNSTLDHGEVGETQGGGGGKHGNATRVYVFVNGTCWNGTCIEKRERTTESATHAVSTSTALSDKL, encoded by the exons ATGAAGTGCTTCGTGGCGTATTGTCTGGCGATTTGCGGCTTTCTTGCCCATC AAATTTGCACGAAGCCTGCAGAGGAGACAACGCTGTCCATCAGCACGACGACTGATTTCAACTATGATGACTACGAAACTCAAAGGGACTTGAAAAATTGTACAAAACTATCCCCTGTGCTTAGTACG ACCAACAAGACGTACCAGTGCAGTCACCTGTGCGAGGAAGGTGGATACGCTGATGAAGAGAACGGAACGGAATGCATG GTTAGTCGCCTTCAGAACAGCACGTTAGATCATGGGGAAGTGGGCGAGACACAG GGAGGTGGAGGTGGAAAGCATGGAAACGCGACACGTGTGTATGTCTTCGTTAATGGGACATGTTGGAATGGCACGTGTATTGAGAAACGGGAAAGAACCACAGAAAGCGCTACTCACGCCGTCAGTACCAGCACTGCTTTGTCGGACAAATTGTGA
- the LOC135392333 gene encoding uncharacterized protein LOC135392333, with the protein MEIYTDGSVASDGSSSAFYIPEESYERGFKLVPTLSSTEAEAFAILSALRYISSSAPRPWTILSDSKSALEAVASYSPKVINDIYTEILCLHAQVSSLGHSVCFQWIPGHVGILGNAIADSAARSARAAGPVTFVQLTPSACQLSIRRYCRNSSQAFFQDAARINPFLHSIDPTMTHTLVGRYPREEESLLHRLRLNVARTPLLLFKMGHLLSPNCPTCHVEGDIPHLLLYCTRYHQHRLLLRWRIARLPVSDLSLATLLGPTQYSHVTKALAQFLRSCGLLGEL; encoded by the coding sequence ATGGAGATTTACACTGACGGCTCGGTGGCATCCGATGGGTCATCATCTGCATTTTACATTCCTGAGGAATCATACGAACGCGGTTTCAAGCTGGTGCCCACGCTTTCATCAACCGAAGCAGAAGCCTTTGCTATCTTATCTGCTCTGCGGTACATCTCTTCGTCGGCACCAAGACCGTGGACTATCCTTTCGGATAGTAAGTCAGCCTTGGAGGCCGTGGCATCGTATTCGCCCAAAGTTATCAATGACATCTACACGGAGATCCTTTGCCTGCACGCCCAAGTATCGTCTCTAGGTCACAGTGTGTGTTTCCAGTGGATTCCGGGCCACGTTGGTATCTTGGGGAATGCCATCGCCGATTCTGCGGCCAGGTCTGCTCGTGCGGCTGGGCCTGTCACTTTTGTCCAACTTACCCCGTCTGCCTGTCAGCTATCCATTCGCCGATACTGCAGAAATAGCTCTCAGGCCTTCTTTCAAGACGCTGCCAGGATCAACCCTTTTCTGCACTCTATTGACCCTACGATGACCCACACACTGGTAGGCCGCTaccccagggaggaagagtccCTGCTTCACAGGCTGCGATTGAATGTGGCgcggactccactgctcctctttaagatgggccacctttTGTCACCGaactgccccacctgtcatgttgaaggagacatcccgCACTTGCTCCTCTACTGCACTCGCTACCAccaacatcgtcttctcctacgatggcgcatcgctcgcctgccggtttcaGACTTATCTCTAGCTACGCTGCTCGGCCCCACACAATATAGTCatgtgacaaaggcacttgctcagtttctgcggtcctgtggccttctgggtgaactgtga